From Brassica oleracea var. oleracea cultivar TO1000 chromosome C3, BOL, whole genome shotgun sequence, a single genomic window includes:
- the LOC106328329 gene encoding adenylate kinase isoenzyme 6 homolog yields MAGANSGTRRQKPNILITGTPGTGKSTTASALAEATNLKHICVGDLVKEKSLHDGWDDQFESHVINEDLVVDELEDVMEGGGNIVDYHGCDFFPERWFDLVVVLQTENSVLYDRLTRRGYSGTKLSNNIECEIFQVMLEEASDSYKEEIVTAMQSDTIEDISDNVASLTEWIESWSP; encoded by the exons ATGGCGGGAGCTAACAGTGGAACAAGGCGCCAGAAGCCGAACATACTGATCACGGGGACTCCCGGTACCGGCAAATCGACTACAGCTTCTGCTCTCGCCGAGGCCACGAACTTGAAGCATATCTGCGTCGGAGATCTCGTCAAAGAGAAGAGCTTGCACGACGGCTGGGACGATCAGTTCGAATCCCACGTCATCAACGAAGACTTG GTGGTTGATGAGCTTGAAGATGTAATGGAAGGAGGAGGTAACATTGTGGACTACCATGGCTGTGACTTTTTTCCTGAGCGGTGGTTTGATCTTGTTGTGGTGCTTCAGACTGAGAACTCCGTCTTGTATGACCGTTTAACCAGGAGGGGCTATTCGGGGACCAAGCTTAGTAACAACATTGAATGCGAGATCTTCCAAGTCATGCTTGAAGAAGCAAGTGATAGTTACAAGGAGGAGATTGTCACCGCCATGCAGAGTGACACCATCGAAGATATCTCTGACAATGTCGCGAGTTTGACGGAATGGATTGAATCATGGAGTCCCTGA
- the LOC106328330 gene encoding (R)-specific enoyl-CoA hydratase-like: MLAKTFVPRHVLVSRCFSSVNSKTLKVGDVLREARVFTSEDVKGYAEVSHDWNPLHFDQESARKAGFENPLVHGMLVSSMFPHIISSHFPGAVYLSQTLHFRSPVYIGDDILGIVQAAALRETKNKYIVKFSTKCIKKHSELLVLDGDATAILPNLEMLQPSHSE, encoded by the exons ATGCTGGCGAAGACATTTGTTCCGAGACATGTCCTTGTTTCGAGGTGTTTCTCATCAGTTAATTCAAAGACACTTAAGGTGGGAGATGTTTTAAGGGAAGCAAGAGTGTTTACAAGTGAAGATGTTAAGGGCTATGCTGAGGTGAGCCATGATTGGAATCCACTTCATTTTGATCAAGAATCTGCTCGTAAAGCCGGATTCGAGAATCCTCTTGTCCATGGGATGCTTGTGTCTTCTATGTTTCCTCATATCATCTCTTCCCATTTC CCTGGAGCAGTTTATCTATCTCAAACTCTGCATTTTCGATCACCAGTTTACATAGGGGATGATATTCTCGGAATTGTACAAGCTGCAGCTTTAAGAGAAACCAAGAATAAGTACAT TGTCAAATTCTCAACCAAATGCATCAAGAAACACAGTGAACTTCTTGTTCTTGATGGTGATGCTACTGCAATCTTACCAAACCTCGAGATGCTACAACCAAGTCATTCGGAATGA
- the LOC106328328 gene encoding putative L-type lectin-domain containing receptor kinase I.11 encodes MATQGLHLILLIFFNHLICLLGRKQGAGFIYNGFLQAQADLHLDGAAKILSPDGLLQLTNASTQQMGHAFFKHPFDSSEKNFSFSTHFVCALVPKPGAEGGHGIAFVVSSSLDFTHADPTQYMGLSNISTNGSPSYQLLAIELDTAKSAEFDDIDKNHVGIDINSLRSIESASASYYSNTKGKSLKLLSEEPLQVWVDYERTLLNVTVAPLRIQKPNHPLLSRSINLTEIFLDHKLFFGFSAATGSLVSYQYILGWSFSRSRELLQRLDMLKLPQIPHPRATQKQTSPLLIVLFVLLSLTLLAVLGGVHLYRRKKYAEVKEAWEKHYGPHRFSYKSLYKATRGFEHRLGKGGFGEVYRGNLPRIGDIAVKRVCHSARQGMKQFVAEVVTMGSLKHRNLVPLLGYCRRKGELLLVSEYMSNGSLDRYLFHRDKPPLSWEQRFVILKDIASALSYLHTGANQVVLHRDIKASNVMLDSEFNGRLGDFGMARFEDYGDSLPATAAIGTMGYMAPELTTMGTSTRTDVYAFGAFMLEVTCGRRPLDTKVPSEERHLIKWVCDCWRSDSLLDAVDIRLGLECSEEEVDMVLKLGLLCTNVAAELRPNMEQVVQYINQNLPLPIFSPDSPGIGVYIPVLMEAAFTSRSSLAPSASPPSPHNSMFVTHTITYGDGR; translated from the coding sequence ATGGCTACTCAAGGACTGCATCTGATCTTGTTGATCTTCTTTAATCACCTGATTTGCTTGTTAGGTCGTAAACAAGGAGCAGGTTTCATCTACAACGGCTTTCTCCAAGCTCAAGCTGATCTTCATCTAGATGGAGCTGCAAAAATCCTCTCTCCAGATGGATTGTTGCAGCTGACCAACGCCTCAACACAGCAAATGGGTCATGCCTTCTTCAAGCATCCATTTGATTCATCTGAGAAGAACTTCTCATTCTCAACTCATTTTGTGTGCGCACTTGTGCCTAAACCAGGAGCTGAAGGCGGCCATGGAATCGCCTTTGTCGTATCTTCCTCCTTGGATTTCACACACGCAGATCCAACACAGTACATGGGGCTCTCCAACATCTCAACAAACGGATCTCCATCTTATCAGCTTCTAGCTATTGAGCTTGATACTGCTAAAAGCGCAGAGTTTGATGATATAGACAAGAACCATGTCGGTATAGACATCAACAGCCTCAGGTCTATAGAGTCTGCTTCAGCTTCTTACTATTCAAACACCAAAGGGAAGAGCCTGAAGCTCTTAAGTGAAGAGCCTTTACAGGTATGGGTGGATTATGAAAGAACTTTACTCAATGTCACAGTGGCTCCTCTAAGAATCCAGAAGCCAAACCATCCTCTCTTGTCAAGATCCATCAATCTTACTGAAATCTTCCTGGATCACAAACTGTTCTTCGGATTCTCTGCAGCAACAGGGTCATTGGTCAGTTACCAATACATCTTAGGATGGAGTTTCAGCAGAAGCAGAGAGCTGTTGCAGAGACTGGACATGTTAAAACTTCCTCAGATTCCTCATCCAAGAGCCACACAAAAGCAAACATCTCCACTTCTCATTGTTTTGTTTGTGTTGCTATCACTCACACTGTTGGCTGTTCTTGGAGGAGTTCACTTATACAGGAGGAAGAAGTATGCAGAAGTCAAAGAAGCATGGGAGAAACACTATGGCCCACACCGGTTTTCATATAAATCTCTATACAAAGCAACAAGAGGCTTTGAACATCGTTTAGGGAAAGGCGGTTTTGGAGAAGTTTACAGAGGGAATCTGCCTCGCATTGGAGATATAGCGGTAAAGAGAGTGTGCCACAGTGCAAGGCAAGGCATGAAACAGTTTGTAGCTGAAGTAGTGACTATGGGAAGTTTGAAGCATAGAAACTTGGTTCCTCTTCTTGGATACTGCAGAAGGAAAGGAGAGCTTCTTCTTGTCTCTGAGTATATGTCTAACGGAAGTCTTGATCGGTACTTGTTTCACAGAGATAAACCACCTCTTTCATGGGAACAAAGGTTTGTGATTTTGAAGGATATTGCCTCTGCTCTCAGTTACCTGCACACAGGAGCTAACCAAGTTGTGTTACACCGAGATATAAAAGCTTCAAACGTCATGTTGGATTCTGAATTCAATGGACGGTTAGGAGATTTTGGAATGGCTAGGTTTGAAGATTACGGAGATAGCTTACCCGCAACGGCTGCTATAGGAACAATGGGTTACATGGCACCTGAGCTAACAACAATGGGAACTTCTACGAGAACCGATGTTTATGCGTTTGGTGCTTTCATGCTTGAAGTAACATGTGGAAGGAGACCACTAGATACCAAGGTTCCATCTGAGGAAAGGCATTTGATCAAATGGGTTTGTGATTGCTGGAGAAGTGATTCTCTGCTGGATGCTGTAGATATACGATTGGGACTTGAATGCTCAGAAGAGGAAGTTGATATGGTTCTGAAACTCGGATTGCTCTGCACAAATGTTGCTGCGGAATTAAGACCAAACATGGAACAGGTGGTGCAATACATAAACCAGAATCTGCCACTGCCCATCTTCTCACCAGATTCTCCAGGGATTGGGGTTTATATTCCGGTTTTGATGGAAGCGGCCTTCACTTCAAGAAGCTCTTTAGCACCATCAGCCTCTCCTCCTTCGCCTCATAACTCCATGTTTGTTACGCACACAATCACATACGGAGATGGAAGGTGA
- the LOC106334833 gene encoding L-type lectin-domain containing receptor kinase I.9-like, with protein MHIRSRLSVSSSSMARYLLQILIITSLHLISLSSQQETSFVYQNFTSQENLYLDASAKVLLPSGLLQLTNTSDYQMGRAFHKKPIQLISSFSTHFVCALVAKPGVEPGHGLTFLVSPSTDFSYAESTRYLGAFNASRSPALAVELDTIWNPEFNDIKVVGGHVGIDVNDPISIAVAPASYYSKGRNVSLNLLSGNPIQVWVDYDGSVLNVSLAPLEVEKPSRPVLSHPINLSDIFPNISKLFVGFSAATGNSVCDHYILWWSFGTSGGGSLHRLDISKLPQVPHPKPLPTVHPKAPHKKLPPWIIFLVVFLAVVALAVLAGVYFQRRKKFSEVSETWEKEFDAHRFSYKSLYKATKGFSKDEFLGKGGFGEVYRGKLPQGREIAVKRVSHNGDEGVKQFVAEVVSMRCLKHRNLVPLFGYCRRKRELLLVSEYMPNGSLDEHLFDEAKRILSWKERLVVVKGIASALWYLHTGADQVVLHRDIKASNIMLDEEFNGRLGDFGMARFHEHGGSAATTAAVGTVGYMAPELITMGASTGTDVYAFGVFMLEVTCGRRPVEPQLEVEKRHMIKWVCECWKKDSLLNAIDPRMGDEFSPEEVEMVMKLGLLCSNIVPESRPTMEQVVLYLNENMPLPDFSPYTLGIGTFAPVLVDAASLVVSSASWSWSASSSANHSPYAYQGTYQPWGQTVETKNSLHIVSESEKPKTQTLSSGVKTTVTPPAEDLESNLTSISSQR; from the coding sequence ATGCATATCAGATCCAGACTCTCTGTTTCATCATCTTCAATGGCTCGTTACTTGCTTCAGATCCTGATAATCACTTCTCTCCATCTCATCTCTCTATCAAGTCAACAAGAGACAAGTTTCGTCTATCAAAACTTCACCTCCCAAGAAAATCTTTACCTAGACGCTTCCGCAAAAGTACTTCTCCCCAGTGGATTACTGCAGCTGACAAACACTTCAGATTATCAAATGGGCCGAGCTTTCCACAAGAAACCGATTCAGTTGATCAGTTCCTTCTCAACTCATTTCGTCTGTGCTCTGGTGGCTAAGCCAGGCGTTGAACCCGGGCACGGCCTCACCTTTTTAGTATCTCCTTCTACTGATTTCTCTTACGCAGAGTCAACAAGATACTTGGGGGCTTTCAACGCGTCAAGATCTCCCGCTCTCGCTGTCGAGCTCGACACTATTTGGAACCCGGAGTTTAATGATATCAAAGTCGTTGGCGGTCACGTTGGTATCGATGTGAACGATCCTATATCTATCGCAGTGGCTCCAGCTTCTTACTATTCCAAAGGGAGAAACGTAAGCTTGAACTTATTGTCCGGAAACCCTATACAGGTCTGGGTGGATTACGATGGCTCTGTTCTCAATGTCTCGTTGGCACCCCTTGAAGTGGAGAAGCCAAGCCGGCCTGTTTTGTCACATCCAATCAACCTTTCAGATATATTTCCGAATATATCGAAACTGTTTGTTGGGTTCTCTGCTGCAACGGGGAACTCAGTGTGTGATCACTATATTCTTTGGTGGAGTTTCGGCACTAGCGGAGGAGGATCATTGCATCGACTAGACATCTCGAAACTTCCTCAAGTTCCTCATCCCAAACCTCTTCCTACAGTTCATCCTAAAGCTCCACATAAGAAGCTACCTCCGTGGATTATTTTTCTTGTTGTCTTTCTTGCTGTTGTGGCGTTGGCTGTTCTTGCGGGAGTTTATTTCCAACGGAGGAAGAAGTTTTCAGAAGTTTCCGAAACGTGGGAGAAGGAGTTTGATGCGCATCGGTTCTCTTACAAGTCCTTGTACAAAGCGACAAAGGGGTTTAGTAAGGATGAGTTTCTTGGGAAAGGAGGTTTTGGTGAAGTCTATAGAGGAAAACTTCCTCAAGGAAGAGAAATAGCAGTGAAGAGAGTTTCCCACAACGGTGATGAAGGTGTGAAGCAGTTTGTGGCTGAGGTCGTGAGCATGAGATGTCTGAAACATCGGAATCTCGTTCCGCTTTTCGGTTATTGCAGGAGAAAGCGAGAGCTTCTCCTTGTCTCTGAGTACATGCCTAACGGTAGTCTTGACGAGCATTTGTTTGATGAGGCGAAACGGATTCTTTCTTGGAAAGAAAGACTTGTGGTTGTTAAGGGAATAGCGTCTGCTCTCTGGTACTTGCACACAGGTGCTGACCAAGTTGTTCTGCACCGAGATATCAAAGCTTCAAACATAATGTTGGACGAAGAGTTCAACGGTAGGTTAGGGGATTTCGGCATGGCTAGGTTTCATGAACACGGAGGGAGTGCAGCCACAACGGCAGCAGTGGGAACCGTTGGTTACATGGCGCCTGAGTTGATCACAATGGGAGCTTCTACTGGAACTGATGTTTACGCCTTTGGTGTTTTCATGCTTGAAGTGACCTGTGGGAGGAGACCTGTGGAACCGCAGCTGGAAGTTGAGAAACGACATATGATCAAATGGGTGTGTGAGTGCTGGAAAAAGGATTCTCTGCTTAATGCTATCGACCCGAGGATGGGAGATGAGTTCTCACCAGAGGAAGTGGAGATGGTTATGAAACTCGGTTTGCTGTGTTCAAATATCGTGCCGGAGTCCAGACCAACGATGGAACAAGTGGTCTTGTACCTAAATGAAAACATGCCTTTGCCGGATTTTTCACCGTATACTTTGGGGATCGGCACGTTTGCTCCGGTTCTGGTTGATGCAGCTTCTCTTGTTGTCTCATCCGCTTCATGGAGTTGGTCAGCTTCTTCTTCGGCCAACCACTCACCTTACGCTTATCAGGGAACATATCAGCCATGGGGACAGACGGTAGAGACGAAGAACTCTCTCCACATAGTTTCAGAATCAGAGAAGCCTAAGACTCAGACTCTCTCATCTGGTGTCAAAACTACTGTCACACCGCCCGCAGAAGATCTCGAGTCCAATCTTACCAGCATCAGCAGCCAGAGGTAA